AAGGAGAGGTGGCAGCCCTTGACTGGGTCAGGAGGGGAGATGACGTAAGAGATAGGATCGGAGGGGTTTTGGGGGTCGATGACGGAGTGGATGGTGAGGGCACGGACGTCGAGGGAAAGTGGGCCGGAGTACGGAGCGGGGAGGGTGAGGAGGGCGGAGGCGTGGATGGTGGAGGAGGGGAAgtcgaagaagaaggagagggaaATGTGGGTGGCGAGTGGGTGAGTCGAATCCGTGAACGAGTGAGGGTCGATGGGCGCCATTGAGTAATGTTTTGGGTTTAGGGCGTGGAAACGGACAAATGctgaatttagagagagagagagagcaataaCTATTTTTCTGTTGTAAAtaatgggtatgtttgcccacatgtgtatagtaatgtgtataatgaagtatcacatgtgtatactatatactcataagctaaatagtaatgttttgtaattttctatagaagtagctctataaatagagcacttcaattgtgcaaagattagtgaatgagaagaagaaagaaaagagaaatatatctaatagcaataatatacattacttcctctgcaacagcttgtgtcggtatattactctgcaactgcttcgttccttcaccgagtaaaggttatctctctataaattttgcctatttataacacgttatcagcacgactctctaataatttctcatttcctttcaccgaaagaaaaaaaaatgtttcctttaaggtttttactgttcttcttcttcctctctctcaatTGCTAGGTATACCCTCGCGAAGAACTGTTTGCACCATGTTTACTTCTAGTTCTCCAACTAACAGTcacttatatctttgatttcttgtttggtgtagataTTGACTACTAACCCACTGATTATTTATGCAATCCAAGATTGTGCGGTTCtatcgcctatcttggactgcagatctaattttactgcaaattttaagtggagcggtataatcgcccgctctatcctgcatatttaaattttcccgttatttaattttatcgcaattttaggtggtgtgaaaTAATCACTCACCCTGctttacatatttaattttatcgcaattttaggtggtgtgaaataatcacccaccctgctttacatatttaattttatcgcaattttaggtggtgcggtataatcgtccaccctgctttgcatatttaattttatcgcaattttaggtggtgcggtataatcgtccaccctgctttgcatatttaattttatcgcaattttaggtggtgcggtataatcgtccaccttgctctacatatttaaattttcctgctgTTTAAAGTAGTGCGGAATAATCACCCATCCTATACTTATTtcgatgagaatggtgcggtacaattgccattctcattaattgtgtaaatctcgagcctgaagtttcgagtacttatcattttggcctgaagatcaaaaatttgtaagaaccagaagttctaacaatatattTCTCCAGtacacatattattgcaagttcttacacacctcatttttctttcagaaaagaaaatggcaaacttggcaaagcttgattttgctgccctggacattactggaaagaattaccttacatgggtactggataccaagatccatctggaagcagcaaatcttggagataccatcaaGGAAGAAAGCagctcatcctctcaagatcgggcaaaggccatgatttttattcgccgtcatcttgatgaggcactaaaaagcgagtacttaacggttgaagatccgcTAGCCCTTTGGAATGCCTTGAGaagcagatacaatcaccagacaacaGTGATTCTTCCAAAAGCTCGCTATGACTGGACACACCTgaggatccaggatttcaaatcagtggctgagtacaattcggcgttgttcagaattacctctcagatgaaaCTCTGTGGGGATACTATCACTGAGGAGATGTtattggaaaagactttcagcacattccaCGCCTCTAACATGGTACTGCAACAACAGTATAGAGTGCGAGGCTTtactgaatacaaccagctgatatctgtgctcctggtagctgaacagaacaatgagcttctcatgaaaaaccataattcccgacctactggatcagcaccgttcccagaagtgaatgttgCTTCCCTTGAAAGGAATACCATATCCTCTCgtggcaataattacaaacgaggacgtggccacaagcAAGGTCGGAGGAAAGGGAAaagcaagaaccatggtgtccagtttcacaaccaggttccaaggtATAATCCAGGCCCGAGCTTTAAAAATACCAATCGCCAGAAAGGAAAAGCTCATGTGAACACTCCTAGAAGTCATGAAGGAggttgccataggtgtggtggcaacggacattgggcgcgtacttgtcgcaccccaaagcatctggtggaactatatcaagcctccttcaaggaaaagggtgtcgagatcaatttccttgaccaggctaaaccaatggaAACCCCTGATCCAGTGACCAATTTATCAGGACAGTTAAACACAACCCACCTGGATGCTACAGACTTTATTaatgaaagagggaatgaagtttatgggtccgattgaattatttatgtttaatgtactcATGTTATTTGTACCTATGGTTTAATGCtcgcattttcaattcaataaaagtagtattccagtataaataaactgctttttctttactcagagatcatggataaaaattatggttattctcaaaacaagatcaatggcggagacttttgtcttgcagatagcgcaaccacgcattcaatacttc
This region of Malus domestica chromosome 07, GDT2T_hap1 genomic DNA includes:
- the LOC139197565 gene encoding uncharacterized protein isoform X2 → MANLAKLDFAALDITGKNYLTWVLDTKIHLEAANLGDTIKEESSSSSQDRAKAMIFIRRHLDEALKSEYLTVEDPLALWNALRSRYNHQTTVILPKARYDWTHLRIQDFKSVAEYNSALFRITSQMKLCGDTITEEMLLEKTFSTFHASNMVLQQQYRVRGFTEYNQLISVLLVAEQNNELLMKNHNSRPTGSAPFPEVNVASLERNTISSRGNNYKRGRGHKQGRRKGKSKNHGVQFHNQVPRYNPGPSFKNTNRQKGKAHVNTPRSHEGGCHRCGGNGHWARTCRTPKHLVELYQASFKEKGVEINFLDQAKPMETPDPVTNLSGQLNTTHLDATDFINERGNEVYGSD
- the LOC139197565 gene encoding uncharacterized protein isoform X1, whose translation is MRRRKKREIYLIAIIYITSSATACVGILLCNCFVPSPSKEKKMANLAKLDFAALDITGKNYLTWVLDTKIHLEAANLGDTIKEESSSSSQDRAKAMIFIRRHLDEALKSEYLTVEDPLALWNALRSRYNHQTTVILPKARYDWTHLRIQDFKSVAEYNSALFRITSQMKLCGDTITEEMLLEKTFSTFHASNMVLQQQYRVRGFTEYNQLISVLLVAEQNNELLMKNHNSRPTGSAPFPEVNVASLERNTISSRGNNYKRGRGHKQGRRKGKSKNHGVQFHNQVPRYNPGPSFKNTNRQKGKAHVNTPRSHEGGCHRCGGNGHWARTCRTPKHLVELYQASFKEKGVEINFLDQAKPMETPDPVTNLSGQLNTTHLDATDFINERGNEVYGSD